GATGGGGGCGACGGCGTCGAAGAAGGAAAGGTAATCTTCACCGATCAGGCTCTGCAGGTTTTTCGCCAGGGCGGAGGAGGTCAGGGGTCCTGTGGCCAGGATCACGGGACGGCGCATGTAAAGAAGCGCCCCCAGGTCGGTCACTTCCTCCCGAACGACTTCGATATGGGGATGGGATTCCACATGGGCGCTGACGAGCTCGGCGAAACGGTCACGGTCCACGGCGAGAGCTCCCCCCGCGGGAACCCGGGAAACCTGCGCGCACTCCAGAATCAGCGACTGCGCAAGCGCCAGCTCCGCCTTCAGGATGCCCGCGGCGCTTTCCTCGCCCTCTCCGCCGAAGGAGTTGCTGCACACCACTTCGGCGAACTGCGCCGTGCTGTGGGCCGGAGTTTGAACGAAAGGGCGCATTTCGAAGAGGCGAACGCGGAGATTTCTCTTCGCGAGCTGCCAGGCGGCCTCACTGCCCGCGAAACCGCCTCCGACGACAAGAACGTCCGGAACGGCCATATCAGAGATCGGCGGGTTCTTCCACCCGCTTGTAACCGCACTCCGGGCAGAGAATCGTCTTGCCTCTCTGGGACAGACCGGCCCCGCACTCCGGGCATTTTTCGCCGGTGGGCCGGTTCCAGGAAATGTAATCGCAGTTTGGGTAACGTGAACAGCCGAAAAAGGTCTTTCCCTTTTTGCTGCGCCGTTTCACGATGTCGCCCTCTCCGCATTTGGGGCATTTCACGCCGACGACGTCCAGAATCGCCCGGGTGTACCGGCAGTTCGGATAACCGCTGCAGGCGATGAACTCCCCGAAGCGGCCGCGTTTCCGAACCAGCGGACTGCCGCATTCCGGGCAGTCCTCGCCGATGGGCTCGGGTTCGGGCAGAGGCACTCTCTCCGCGTCTTTGGCCACCTCCACGGTCTGTGAGAAATCCTTCCAGAACGTCCGCACCACGTCCAGCCAGGCGCGCTTAGCCTCCTCAATTTCGTCCAGCTCCTGTTCCATCTCCGCGGTAAAATCCGCGTTCACGATGGAGGCGAGGCTTCCTCTGTCGAAGAATTTTTTCAGAAATTCGTCAACGGTCATTCCAAGGGAGGTCGGCGCAAGACGCCGGTCATCGTTTCTTTCGACGTAGCCTCGGTCATACAGCGTATCCACGATGGTGGCATAGGTGGAAGGGCGGCCCACTCCGTCCTCTTCGAGGGTTCGTATCAGCGTCGCTTCGGAGTATCGCGCGGGCGGACGCGTAAATTTCTGTTCCTTGTCGGCGGAGACAAAAGTCAGAGTTTCCCCTTCCCTGGCCTTCTCCAGAAGCTCTCCCTTCAGGTCGAGGGGCCAGACGGCGCTCCATCCGTCAAAGATCAGGCTTTCGCCCAGCTGACGCATGCCCGCCTTACCCGCGTCGGCCAGCAGCATGGAGTTGGCGACCACGGCGTTCTCCATCTGAGAGGCCACGTAGCGCCTCCAGATCAGGTCGTAGAGCCGGAACTGTTCCGCCGTGAGGGCGTTTTTGACGGAGTTGGGCGTCAGAGTCACATCCGTGGGGCGGATCGCTTCGTGAGCGTCCTGGCTGCGGCCCGATGCCGCGTAGATGTTGGGGGTTTTGGGCAGATAACGTTCGCCGAAGGCCGCGCTGATATGCGCCCGGCAGACCTCCACGGCCTCCGCCGCCAGTCTCAGGCTGTCGGTTCTCATGTAGGTGATCATTCCGATCTGTCCCCGGCCCGGAATGTCGATGCCCTCGTACAGGTCCTGCGCCACACGCATGGCGCGGCGGGGGGAGAGTCCCGCGCGGCGGGCGGCCTCCTGCTGCATACTGCTGGTTTTGAAGGGCGGCTGCGGTTTGCGCACGCTCTCACGAAGGCGGAACTCCGACACGACAATGGGATGGCTGCGCACTTCCGCCAAAATCGCGTCGGCGGTCGCCTCGTCTCCAATCAAAAGAGGGAGGCTGTTTTTCCACAGTTTTTTGCCGTCCATCCGGTCCACTTTCATCTCGTAGTTTCGACCGTCCGGAGTGGTCGCTTTCACCGTGACGTTCCAGTATTCTTCCGGCACAAATTGCTGAATCTCGCGTTCGCGCTCGCAGACCAACTCCAGCGCCACCGACTGGACGCGGCCGGCCGAGAGCCCGTATCGGATCTTGCTCCAAAGCAGGGGAGACAGCGTGTAGCCCACCAGTCGGTCCAGAATGCGACGGGCCTGCTGGGCGTCTACCCTGTGCAGGTCGATGACGTCGGGGTTTTTCACCGCTTCCAGAACGGCGCGGGCGGTAATTTCGTAAAAACGGACCCGGCATTTTTCGTCCAGCGGCACGTTCAGCAGGTCCGCCAGGTGCCATGCTATGGCTTCGCCCTCCCGGTCGGGGTCGGAGGCCAGCAAAACGGCCTTTGCGTGCTGAGAAAGCGCGGCAAGTTCGTTTTTGATGGCGGCTTTTCCCTTGACCAGAATGTACTCCGGCGTAAAGTCGTGTTCGATGTCAATGGCCATCCGGCTGCGGGGAAGGTCTCGAATATGTCCGACGCTGGATTTGATGACGTAGCCTGAGCCCAGAATTTTGGACAGGGTCTTGGCCTTGGAGGGAGATTCCACGATCACCAGGGTTTTGTTCGCGGCGGCAAGTCCGGAAAAACCGTTTCGGGCCTTTCGGGAAGAACCCGTCTGCGCGCTCCTCGATTTTGTCGATTTTGTCGAGGTTTTTTTCACCGCGGCGGTTTTCACGGAGGTTTTTTTCGTCGCGGCTGTCTTCGTCTCGGCCCCGGAGGCATTCGCCTTCACAGCCGATGCCGACCGTTGGGTCGTCGACTTTTTGAGCGGGGGCTTTTCCTTTTTGGCTGTCGAAGTTCCCTTCGAGCCCTCTTTTGAAGTCGGAGCGTTCTTTCGGGCAGCCATAGTCAGCAGAACCGTTTGGGAAAAACAGCCGGTTCCGATCCCGAAAACGAGGGAATCCGGAAAGATGGGTTGAGCGTCACCGCTGCCAGCAGAGCCTCGAAAGTCTGAGCGTCCACAGGAACCTCGTTGAGGGTCCCCAGCGCGACGGCCTGCTGTATGGTATTTTCCGTGACGTTCAGCGGTA
This DNA window, taken from Synergistaceae bacterium, encodes the following:
- the topA gene encoding type I DNA topoisomerase, whose amino-acid sequence is MAARKNAPTSKEGSKGTSTAKKEKPPLKKSTTQRSASAVKANASGAETKTAATKKTSVKTAAVKKTSTKSTKSRSAQTGSSRKARNGFSGLAAANKTLVIVESPSKAKTLSKILGSGYVIKSSVGHIRDLPRSRMAIDIEHDFTPEYILVKGKAAIKNELAALSQHAKAVLLASDPDREGEAIAWHLADLLNVPLDEKCRVRFYEITARAVLEAVKNPDVIDLHRVDAQQARRILDRLVGYTLSPLLWSKIRYGLSAGRVQSVALELVCEREREIQQFVPEEYWNVTVKATTPDGRNYEMKVDRMDGKKLWKNSLPLLIGDEATADAILAEVRSHPIVVSEFRLRESVRKPQPPFKTSSMQQEAARRAGLSPRRAMRVAQDLYEGIDIPGRGQIGMITYMRTDSLRLAAEAVEVCRAHISAAFGERYLPKTPNIYAASGRSQDAHEAIRPTDVTLTPNSVKNALTAEQFRLYDLIWRRYVASQMENAVVANSMLLADAGKAGMRQLGESLIFDGWSAVWPLDLKGELLEKAREGETLTFVSADKEQKFTRPPARYSEATLIRTLEEDGVGRPSTYATIVDTLYDRGYVERNDDRRLAPTSLGMTVDEFLKKFFDRGSLASIVNADFTAEMEQELDEIEEAKRAWLDVVRTFWKDFSQTVEVAKDAERVPLPEPEPIGEDCPECGSPLVRKRGRFGEFIACSGYPNCRYTRAILDVVGVKCPKCGEGDIVKRRSKKGKTFFGCSRYPNCDYISWNRPTGEKCPECGAGLSQRGKTILCPECGYKRVEEPADL